The genomic region aaaactctctcccttctgcccctgtggacgtagctaacacaccttAGTGAATTAGTGAACCACGTTGCTttctttattgttctttatttgtcTTACTTACTTCTGTTATAACATTGATCATGTTAGGAATTGAGATCACATAGCTTAATACTAACTGTATTTTCATAATCTCGACTCGCAAAATTAAGCTAAAATTATTATAAATGATCCAGGCCGGGGATCTtggatcaattttttttttttatcagtaTACTTGGTAGTATTAGTAGAATGTCTCATTGTCAACTGACACAAAAAATTGTGGAATGCAGATATCTGATTTATGCCAATGGTGTCTGTGCTGGTTACTCTCTCTTTTCCGCCGTTTTTACAGCCGTTCCGCGCCCTTTTACCATGTCTAGAGCTTGGACTTTCTTCCTTCTTGATCAGGTACTTTGTTCCTGTGATGCTCGGACTTGGATACGAGGATCCAACACGGGTACGGATCCTAGTGTCGGATCCTTGAAATCTCAAAAACAAGGATTCGGATACGAGgatccaaatttaaatttggactcggctaattttttttttttctaaaaaaattgattattagttaaaaaaattaaagaaaagaaaggaaaagtagTTTCTTCATGTTTAACATGAATGAAGACTTTATTACAAAGATTAAATTCGTAGTATCAAGATCACTCCCGATATAAGGATCTTTGTACAACAAAACAGAGGTTAAAAACAAAACACTCTCACATCGATTTCTCATAGAAGGATCCGTCAAGGATCCATGTCCGGATCCGTGTCCGGATCCTGTCCACCGGATCCTCAGGGTCAGGTGAAGAGTCCGAGCATCACAGCTTTGTTCCATCATATTTAAGCAATTTGCTTTCAGCTTGCAATATGTTTATGTACAACTTTGTTGGGAAGCGTCCTGTAAAACTGGCGTTCTGAAGAGTCGCGTAGTACATGGAAACTCTTTTCAAGTAAATTAAGAAAAACTCGAGTCATGAAAGTAAGAGATTACTCAAAACATTAGAATTAGCTCAAATCTCGAGACATCAATTTCCGATTATATCTTACAAGGAGTTTTTGATGCATAAATGCAGCTATTTACATACGTAATAATAGCGGCCGGAGCAGTATCAACAGAGGTAGTGTACTTAGCATACCATGGAGATAAAGAGATAAGTTGGAGTGAAGCTTGTGGAACTTTCGGAGGATTTTGCAAAAAGGCTACGGTTTCTGTTTCTATTACCTTCATTGCCGTCATCTGCTACATTTCCCTCTCTCTCATCTCATCCTACCGATTGTTCACGCGCTATGACCCGCCTTCCACCCACTCCAACAAGGACGCCACTGAGATGGGCGGGTTTTATGGTTAATACTCTTGGTATCGTGCACATACGTATGAGTAACGTATCTAGTTTTCTTTCCTCGTAAAAAAGTTGCACAAATATGCTGCTTTAGCTTTGGTATCGATTGTGTAATAAGATACACCGTATTGCTGTATTATTACGTATCATAATTCATAATACTAAAAGACTCGGTTATGCCGCCTATGAAGAAGTTTAATTGCAGCTGATTTCTTCAGAATTGTTGGCGTAATATCGACAATAATTTTGACGAAATCATACAGGGAATCACATATTCACAACTAAGCGACTTTTTACCTGTACTCGATCTTGTGTAATGCTGATATCAAATTATCTATCAAACCAGAAGGGAAAAATTGGGTTTTGAGAACACAACTGTCTGAAGGGAAGTTTTGTGTCACTAAACAAATAAGGAGCATGAAATACAATACAAGATACTTATAATTTACTCCGCTGTTGATTTTCGACCTCTGATTAATAATCAGAGAGCAAAGATCAGCGATTCCTGTATTCTGTGGAATGTTTAGTATACCTATTTATTATACCAATCTCCAAAGGAACTCTAGAAAGAAAATTGCCGAATTAGGGTTCACAAGAATTAAATTACATAGAAATTGTCTTCAAACTCAAGCGGGTC from Silene latifolia isolate original U9 population chromosome 3, ASM4854445v1, whole genome shotgun sequence harbors:
- the LOC141647095 gene encoding CASP-like protein 2A1 — encoded protein: MAEKGEVAMAERTEDAKKASMRTAETLLRLLPLGLCVAALVVMLKNSETNEFGSVFYSDLGAFKYLIYANGVCAGYSLFSAVFTAVPRPFTMSRAWTFFLLDQLFTYVIIAAGAVSTEVVYLAYHGDKEISWSEACGTFGGFCKKATVSVSITFIAVICYISLSLISSYRLFTRYDPPSTHSNKDATEMGGFYG